In Tachysurus vachellii isolate PV-2020 chromosome 24, HZAU_Pvac_v1, whole genome shotgun sequence, the sequence ACTGTTACCATAAAAATGCTGACGTATTAAGACGAGCATTGATGTAAACCCGTCTtgtcacagaaaataaatcaacaccttctgactaatgTTGAGGAATTCTTCATACACTGTAGCTTGTCCTGAGGGGTTTTGTGCATTCTAGCATCTGAAGAATTTGGGATTTGTTCAAAGAAGCATGCCAGCGTGCTCCGTTCTGTAGCTACAGACTAGTGTTGCGAGTGCACTTTGGGGCATGTGTTGGAGGCAGACTGCTTTGCTTGCTATTCAGTGTGGTagttgtgtggtttgggacCCAGCCCTGAGACGCCGGTGTGGTCGGCCTGGGATTTCCCTTTATTATTTGACTTCCCTGAATATTTTGACTCCCAAAGGCACCAGAGGATAATAAACAGGTTCGCAGGTTAGAATGTGACCGCGCTATTGAACGAGACGACGGCATGAAGGGTTTGACGGAAGCTCGGCTGTTTAAAGACCCTCTCGGGAGTCGCCGAGTATGCGTGAGAATGTCAGATTCGTGGCACAGACGCAGCCCCTCCCCCACGGAAGTACTGAATGGAccgtgaaaaaataaaacaaaaaaaaagccagacttTAATACAGTCAGAATTAATCAGAGGTTTTTGTGTCCTGCTTCTATTCATCCGCTTCAAGCCGTCATCACTGACACATCTGCAAACGTTCTGAGTCAACAAAAAGGGAGCGTGTTAAAACATGCTGTCGGTgcctcagcacacacacacacaaacacacacacacaaacacacaaacagcatcGTTCTACCGCCTCATAAAAGTATTTGGACCCTCATTGTCAGTGCATGCACAGAGAGGCCTTTGAGTAAAAgaaatgtgagtgtgagtgtgtgggtttatgtgagattgtgtgtgagtgtgtctgtgtgtgtgtgtgtgggtgtttgggcatttttttaaattactgacCCCATAAAAATAGGAGTCTTTCACATTACTGAGTCCTCATAAGCACTTACAAAGAATTCTTTACTATTCTTTAAAAGTTTAGATCAATATATAGCTTAGAATTAATTAACTTCATGTATAATTttatcagtgtttgtgtgtgtgtgagagataagggtgaaagtatgtgtgtgttactgtaagCTGTTTGTCATTAAATTATAGCTTCAGTTGAAAGTTCAACGAGTTCAACAAAACACTTGAAGACAGAACAGATAATTACAttaacaatgatgatgatgatgatgatgattattattatacatgattatgtatatataagggatgatatttaatttaaaaaatcatttaagatTTTGtgactttattctttaaatgcttttttaacTTCACAATTCAACACCATGTGAGCAGAAAAAACTAATTCTGTTCTAGGAAAACGATCAACAGTGTTGTTCATTACCATCTTACAACATTCTGCAATTCTGCCAACACTGACAATTacaacaggattttttttagcatataaCCTTAACTATGAAGTGTATGTCATTTCTTAATCAGAGTTCTAGCTCATGGTGTGTTCCAGCTCATCTTACACACCAGTAATCAGATACATCACTCATTATCGCACTGAAAAGGTCCCATGTGCATCAACCAGTCATACTGGGTGTTACTCCACCCACCAGGTGTGTAACCACCCCCAGGCTCCAGGCTACGGCGAGGCCCCACTCCCAGCAGCTGGAGCCGCCGCGTTCGTCTCGCCTGTGCCTACAGGCAAAATGTCTAGCACCAAAACGTAGCAGGTTACAGAATCGATCAGTATTGGGAGTTTGGAAAGTCTCAATATCATCattaatactcactcactcactcactcactcatcttctaccgcttatccgaactacctcgggtcacggggagcctgtgcctatctcaggtgtcatcgggcatcaaggcaggatacaccctgtatggagtgccaacccatcacagggcacacacacacacacactctcattcactcacacaatcacacactacggacaattttccagagataccaatcaacctaccatgcatgtctttggaccgggggaggaaaccggagtacccggaggaaacccccgaggcacggggagaacatgcaaactccacacacacaaggcacaggcgtgaatcgaacccccaaccctggaggtgtgagtcgaacgtgctaaccactaagtcaccgtgccccccatcattaatactaattaaaaataattatttcgcAATTAAAGCAGCTATTTGTTGTTTTCACTTGACTACTATAATATTAACCATAACCacctggaagccccgccccttcccCTATTGATATTGTTTACTGATGTGAAATTTGCATATTCGGCTAACAttatgtcaggactcagcccggactttggccatgtgccatTTGATTATGTtctttgttcacgtgtctgccccgcccttgtctttccCCACCTGTCcttcatgtgtcatgattatcattagtatttagttgagccgcgttgccttgtgcagcgcggaatccactgttgtcttgtcctgtctttagtccgtgtgttgtttagtgttccctttgttattaaactccgtttgttttgctatcctgTTCCGCGTCATGACAcattatacatgtgtgtttgtgtgtgtgtgtgtgtatatatatatatatatatatatatatatatatatatatatatatatgtgtgtatatacttaaAATctgttaattacatttattaaagacCCCACTgagatatttacaataaaacagagaaaatgtGGTCCATGTGGATTATATTGAATATGGACTGTTACGCTTTGTCACCAAGCAGTTCCTGACTCTCCAGCTGGTGGTAGTATGATGTCCTAAACTTTATATGACACTTAATATAGTGGAAATGCTGCTTTTTTTGCCTTTAATCTTATCCACAAAAGGTCAGTAAGACCCCAAGCTTTCATTCCCCTCCCCTGTTTTAGGATGACTACAGTATGCTCATGTTGATGTTTTCCAGCTCATCAGCATAGTAATGGACGTTTTCACTGACGTGGACATTTTCAAGGACCTCCTGGATGCCGGCTTTAAGAGAAAAGTGGCAGTGTACATCATCATCGAGCAAGCGTATGTTCAGGACTTTCTGCAAATGTGTGATAGAGCGGGAATGCACAGCGGACACCTGAAGGTGAGCTCAACATCACAtcactgcgcacacacacacacacacacaatcaggtcCACACCCTCACAGCCACTTCCTTGGATCACATGAAACCTACTAGcactgtataaatgtgtgtgttgtatttttagGTGTGTGCACGAACATTCTGAACATGCCACTCGCTCTTATACTGTGAGAGTAACGGCAATAAAACAAAGGcattttaactatttttaccttttttttttcaaccataGATCAAGAgcttaaatgtgaataaatcaattattttttttaaacttatgtCTTGACgaattaaacaaatttttcACAGGTCcaagaataaaaatcaaatagtttgtgtgtgtttgtcagtgcaGCTTAATGCGTAATTTTCATAAAGTAAAAACctcttgcataagtattcacaagTGTGCACAAAAATCGCACtttagctatatatatatatatatatatatatatatatatatatatatatatatatatatatatatatatatatttaattttcaggatttaaaatattaaaaaaaaaaaccaccagcAGTGTAGTAGCGGTGTAGTAGTAACAATGTGCTGAATTTAGCATGAAAAATGTTGTGAGATAAAATGCAAGTTcagatgtaagtgtgtgtggttttttttgcCTCCTGTCGCATGCAGTATCTGCGGGTCCGCTGCAGCGGAGGCTCCGAGTTCCACACACGGTCAGCCAAAAAATTGCAAGGTTCACTGAGTCAGAAGTTCATGTTCGTGGATGGGGATCGTGCCGTGTCTGGATCGTACAGGTGTGTTGATgtgaattgtgtttgtgtgtgtgcacaaattCCATGTggcatttttaggtttttggCTCAGAGCGTAATTGTATGTTGACGTGGCTTCATAAAATCTAGCTATGGGCCTCGGGTATGTGGGTAGTTGTCTATAAGGGGAAGTCTGCAAGCAATCATCAATTCACACCTACTTTTCTTTGAACGAGCAGTAAAATGCTCATTGCTGCTATGCAGTAAAATATCCTACAGGTACAAATTTACTGCATGCACTATACTTTAAATTAGAACTGGGTTCATTTCTTATAAATACTGGGTTCATTTCTTATAAGTACTGTAATTAAGGGATCAACTTTAATCCAGTTTAGTTTGTAATTCTGATCTGTAGCAAAGTGTCTAAATTATTTAGGGTCAATTAGGCATAAGTAAAAAATAACTCACATGGGGTtgtgctgttatgggaaaataatcaactactGGCTGGTGAGTCTTATGTCAgacattgtttttttccttctatacCACAGCAACCTGTCAATGGTCACATTTAGAAgagcaaaacattttaattttacctatctacagaaacaattcatttttcatttacagcCTGAGAATCAAGCTATCCTTGAGCTATGCTAGTCCTTGATGCTAAAAGCACTGACACGACAGGTTTCTTTCTAAAATGAATCTAAAATGTTCAagtgaatcaacaccttctgaccaatcaccatcactgtgctgtaaagaaTATGAGCGCGCTTATAACTCCTATAAAACTTGCTAAGTGTTTTCATTGTTGTGAACTGAAGTGATTTCATTGCCATGACCTGAAGTCAAGCACTGAAGTGAACTTCCGTCTGTTTGCACTATTCAGATAGGATTAGTTTGAACACGGTTTAGACGATCAGGCAGAGTAATTATTACGAGAGTATCTAGTGCAGCTCGAATTTGTCTTGTCAGTAAAGTTTATGGACTGTACAGTGCCACGCCAAAAAGATTACGGCATCTTTTATCTGCCATAAAGCAAGCGGTTAATTGACCCAAGGCGATTTACTGTGAATTGATATATCAGATCATATGTCAGTTTGTGGTTTTTCATTGAATTAATGCACTTTGGGCTTCACTTGTAAGGACAAAATCCATGTTATTAGTGCTTATAATAAGTGCAAAAAAAACTGCTTATACTGGCTTTCAGGATGACTAATAAACATAGCATTAAATCAGAAATGCAGAAGCAGAAAGTGGCATAAAGTTTTTTGGTATCATAACAAACTGCTTTTTACCTCCTTGTTGACTTCATGATCAAGGAAACAAAGCGGCTGGTAAAGGATTAAGACGCTTAATGGACATTCTATAACATTAACTGTAACTTTAAATGGATAAACAGTATAACATCCTTCTTTAATACATAAAATTGTGATCTGTGGAACAAACATTAGTGTTAGTGCTTGTGTTTGTTCAGAAATAAGAAAACCTGCAGCTTTCTGGTCCTTTCCATAAAAATTCTGTTTCTTATAGAATGTGTAGAGAAGATGTTAGTGCGATGTTAGAAGATAAACAATGCAAAAGTTCACTCATATTAACTgactaaaatgtaaatgtaaaaacaatgaTTCTTTGACTTAACAGGACTGTCAAATGTGTTTCAGTTTTACATGGACGGCTTCCCGTTTTGACCGAAACCTCATCACGGTCCTCACTGGACAGGCAGTGGAAACCTTCGACAAGCAGTTCCGTGAGCTCTACTTGACCTCCCGAGGTGTCAACCTCTCTAAAATCCATCTGGTTGACCTTCCTGAGCCTGATCCAGTCCCTGTCCCTTTACCTGCCTCTGTCCCATCAGCGGCCGTTGCCAGGAAACTCATCAACCCCAAATACGCCTTGGTGGAGACAGCAAGCCGAACCTCGTCAGACAAAGTACCAAGTCCCAAGGATAGCTCGCAGAATATCTTGCCTCAACCGGTTAAACGTCACCGTGACATAATTGAGAAACCACCAAATCACCCTTGGCTCATAGACTTGCCAAAGGCAGAGCTCATTCCATACCTGCCTACATGGCCGGACCCGGACCCAACTAGTGATGTCATTGGATTCATAAACATTCGGGACACAAGCAAGCCGCTGCAGTCGCATTTGATGCGCTCGCAACTGTTTGAAACATCACAGGCTATTCGTTTTAAGGACCCTTTTATTGCTCCCCCAGAAGAGCCACTGCCTGAAAAGGCATGTCCACGTGTTAGAGTTACCCAGAatagcaaaacaaaaccacCAGACACTTATGTGAAACCAAAGGACAAACCTGAAGAAAAGCTTCCACTGGAGCCCAAGATGACACCTGTACCCCCAGACACTGCCAATTCTGGTAAAACTGCTTTGCCTCCTAAACCAACAGAGCTTAGCTCTCAGGACAAAGCTCAGACACACGAACATCCTCCAGAACCTCCTGTGCCAAAGCCACGCACCCTACAGCTGTTGATGACCACAGGTGTTGGACCGGAAAACGTGCAAGTCACCGTGGTCAGGAGAAGCGACATCAAACCTCATGAGACATCTAGCTCAGAGGAGAATGGAGAAGCACCTGAGGCACATGATTCAGCGTCTGACAATCAGAATTCAGACTGCAAAACTAAAGACAATGACACGGACAGTAACAAGAGTCCTGAATTAGCCTATTCCACACAAGACGAGGGCTCCACAGCATCAGATGAGTACTACGAGTGTCCCGACCCAGAACACAGCAGGCTTGCTAACGGTGGACTAATCGGCTCAGGACGCGTAGCAGAGAACTGCCCTGTGAATATAATGGCACGATTCTCACAATCT encodes:
- the fam83gb gene encoding protein FAM83G, yielding MALSQIQCLDDNHVNWRVSESKPEFFYSEDQRLALEALISGGREAFETYVKENELRPFLSEPELERLTRSVEDYRPGAEHPDTADREERALSLQYWPDLSDISIPDLDLGWPECASYRGVTRVNVYTQPPVDGQTHIKEVVRKTIAQAQKLISIVMDVFTDVDIFKDLLDAGFKRKVAVYIIIEQAYVQDFLQMCDRAGMHSGHLKYLRVRCSGGSEFHTRSAKKLQGSLSQKFMFVDGDRAVSGSYSFTWTASRFDRNLITVLTGQAVETFDKQFRELYLTSRGVNLSKIHLVDLPEPDPVPVPLPASVPSAAVARKLINPKYALVETASRTSSDKVPSPKDSSQNILPQPVKRHRDIIEKPPNHPWLIDLPKAELIPYLPTWPDPDPTSDVIGFINIRDTSKPLQSHLMRSQLFETSQAIRFKDPFIAPPEEPLPEKACPRVRVTQNSKTKPPDTYVKPKDKPEEKLPLEPKMTPVPPDTANSGKTALPPKPTELSSQDKAQTHEHPPEPPVPKPRTLQLLMTTGVGPENVQVTVVRRSDIKPHETSSSEENGEAPEAHDSASDNQNSDCKTKDNDTDSNKSPELAYSTQDEGSTASDEYYECPDPEHSRLANGGLIGSGRVAENCPVNIMARFSQSMLDLRPDKSADLDPTDRNLLNVQSRYTGKVCHPMEIASMREAYNRAKVVIAKPGVYHRPPKSSTRVIGGHRYWQGKLATTQHDVGRSSRSPCRSIPPGGLKTSQSPSQRISHAHSPSPRRNETQMPLGIHISKLSSLQHLRGRVPGVMGDKKGAPGRKDC